A region from the Lysobacter sp. BMK333-48F3 genome encodes:
- the wecC gene encoding UDP-N-acetyl-D-mannosamine dehydrogenase yields the protein MQFETVSVIGLGYIGLPTAAAFCAAGKRVIGVDVNRRAVETINRGEIHIFEPELDVAVYAAVNKGLLRATDTPQAADAFLIAVPTPFKGDHQPDLSYIEAAAKALAPVLAKGNLIVLESTSPVGATEQLAAWLAAARPDLSFPQQAGAQADVNVAYCPERVLPGHVMRELIENDRIIGGMTPRCAERACELYRAFVRGECIVTDARTAEMCKLTENAFRDVNIAFANELSIISDKFGINVWELVRLANRHPRVNILQPGPGVGGHCIAVDPWFIVDSAPEEARLIRTAREVNNSKPHWVMDKVDAAIAEAKAAGKEDKNLTIAVFGLSFKPDIDDLRESPALDIAIELAQRHPGKVLAVEPHIDALPEKLKSSPNVILVDFPTASAQADIGLLLVDHKPFKEQAAPTHLRLVDTKGIWT from the coding sequence ATGCAATTCGAAACCGTTTCGGTCATCGGCCTGGGTTACATCGGCCTGCCCACCGCCGCCGCGTTCTGCGCCGCCGGCAAGCGCGTGATCGGCGTCGACGTCAACCGTCGCGCGGTCGAGACCATCAACCGCGGCGAGATCCACATCTTCGAGCCCGAGCTCGACGTCGCCGTGTACGCCGCGGTCAACAAGGGCCTGCTGCGCGCCACCGACACGCCGCAGGCCGCCGACGCGTTCCTGATCGCGGTACCGACCCCGTTCAAGGGCGACCACCAGCCCGACCTGAGCTACATCGAGGCCGCCGCCAAGGCGCTGGCGCCGGTGCTGGCCAAGGGCAACCTGATCGTGCTCGAGTCGACCTCCCCGGTCGGCGCCACCGAGCAGTTGGCCGCATGGCTGGCCGCCGCGCGTCCAGACCTGAGCTTCCCGCAGCAGGCCGGCGCCCAGGCCGACGTCAACGTCGCCTACTGCCCGGAGCGCGTGCTGCCGGGCCACGTGATGCGCGAGCTGATCGAGAACGACCGCATCATCGGCGGCATGACCCCGCGCTGCGCCGAACGCGCCTGCGAGCTGTACCGGGCCTTCGTCCGCGGCGAGTGCATCGTCACCGACGCGCGCACCGCCGAGATGTGCAAGCTGACCGAGAACGCGTTCCGCGACGTCAACATCGCCTTCGCCAACGAGCTGTCGATCATCTCCGACAAGTTCGGGATCAACGTCTGGGAACTGGTGCGCCTGGCCAACCGCCATCCGCGCGTCAACATCCTCCAGCCCGGCCCGGGCGTCGGCGGCCACTGCATCGCGGTCGACCCGTGGTTCATCGTCGACAGCGCGCCGGAAGAAGCGCGCCTGATCCGCACCGCGCGCGAGGTCAACAACAGCAAGCCGCACTGGGTGATGGACAAGGTCGACGCCGCCATCGCCGAGGCCAAGGCCGCCGGCAAGGAAGACAAGAACCTGACCATCGCGGTGTTCGGCCTGTCGTTCAAGCCCGACATCGACGACCTGCGCGAAAGCCCGGCGCTGGACATCGCGATCGAGCTGGCCCAGCGCCATCCGGGCAAGGTGCTGGCGGTCGAGCCGCACATCGACGCCCTGCCGGAGAAGCTCAAGTCCTCGCCGAACGTGATCCTGGTGGACTTCCCGACCGCCAGCGCCCAGGCCGACATCGGCCTGCTGCTGGTCGACCACAAGCCGTTCAAGGAGCAGGCGGCGCCGACCCATCTGCGCCTGGTCGACACCAAGGGCATCTGGACCTGA
- a CDS encoding oligosaccharide flippase family protein has translation MIRRLITTASLSAISAMASRGAIFAGVLLIAYFLGPEAFGQFTLIQTTALLFTTFCALSLGQMATKIVAEAVDGPRERLQVALSVSYGSALLIALGFAVLIVALSPLLSRQVGHTAALTPVYASASILVLAGFVTAIQNGVALALHRVKEQAYANIASAPIAFAIMVLAAMRHDLHWAVYGYIASQAVIAIGQERSLRRYRREHGLRLSWRATRREDWAVLWKLGLPSSLAGLLTVPAMWIVMVMLSHTADGAVDLGNFALGNQARSILLFGIGVVANAALPMLSAALARGDRDSASTVLRHSMLLLIAVTGGIALFAGFAAPPLIHAFAPDYAGSTQPLQWLLASVVATAPTTILMRKATADGRPGILLAGNAVFCIVLLAAAAVALRLHGGATGLAQAYFVASILQLLTFALFNRNELRFKAVARSNP, from the coding sequence ATGATCCGCAGACTGATCACCACCGCCAGCCTCTCGGCGATCAGCGCCATGGCCTCGCGCGGCGCGATCTTCGCCGGCGTGCTGCTGATCGCCTACTTCCTGGGGCCGGAGGCCTTCGGTCAGTTCACCCTGATCCAGACCACCGCGCTGCTGTTCACCACCTTCTGCGCCCTCAGCCTGGGCCAGATGGCGACCAAGATCGTCGCCGAGGCGGTGGACGGCCCGCGCGAGCGGCTGCAGGTGGCGTTGTCGGTGTCGTACGGCTCGGCGCTGCTGATCGCGCTCGGCTTCGCGGTGCTGATCGTGGCCCTGTCGCCGCTGCTATCGCGCCAGGTCGGCCACACCGCGGCGCTGACCCCGGTCTACGCCAGCGCCAGCATCCTGGTCCTGGCCGGCTTCGTCACCGCGATCCAGAACGGCGTCGCCCTGGCCCTGCACCGGGTCAAGGAGCAGGCCTACGCCAACATCGCCAGTGCCCCGATCGCGTTCGCGATCATGGTGCTGGCGGCGATGCGCCACGACCTGCACTGGGCGGTGTACGGCTACATCGCCTCGCAGGCGGTGATCGCGATCGGCCAGGAACGCAGCCTGCGCCGCTATCGCCGCGAGCACGGCCTGCGTCTGTCCTGGCGCGCGACCCGGCGCGAGGACTGGGCGGTGCTGTGGAAGCTCGGCCTGCCTTCGTCGCTGGCCGGCCTGCTGACCGTGCCGGCGATGTGGATCGTGATGGTGATGCTGTCGCACACCGCCGACGGCGCGGTCGACCTGGGCAACTTCGCCCTCGGCAACCAGGCCCGCTCGATCCTGCTGTTCGGCATCGGCGTGGTCGCCAACGCGGCCCTGCCGATGCTGTCGGCGGCGCTGGCGCGCGGCGACCGCGACAGCGCTTCGACCGTGCTGCGCCATTCGATGCTGCTGCTGATCGCGGTCACCGGCGGCATCGCCCTGTTCGCCGGTTTCGCCGCGCCGCCGCTGATCCATGCCTTCGCTCCGGACTACGCCGGCTCGACCCAGCCGCTGCAGTGGCTGCTGGCCTCGGTGGTGGCGACCGCGCCGACCACGATCCTGATGCGCAAGGCCACCGCCGACGGCCGCCCGGGCATCCTGTTGGCCGGCAACGCGGTGTTCTGCATCGTCCTGCTGGCCGCCGCCGCGGTCGCCCTGCGCCTGCACGGCGGCGCGACCGGCCTGGCCCAGGCCTATTTCGTCGCATCGATCCTGCAATTGCTGACCTTCGCTTTGTTCAACCGCAACGAGCTGCGCTTCAAAGCGGTGGCCCGGAGTAATCCATGA
- a CDS encoding acyltransferase yields MRVVRLLKKSVILGAIRVGWLIKPGLVTRMFTWYLKSEGAQIDGMPNYLSAKIWFDGTDYSLIRLGEGCTISSNVRILTHDAAINTAAKELGLRFERPEIRVKPVSIGRYSFVGTGSIIMPGADIGPGCIIGAGSVVRGKIPPLSIVVGSPGQIVGSVTEYVAKLYPDQVRAG; encoded by the coding sequence ATGAGAGTCGTACGTCTGCTGAAGAAGTCCGTGATCCTCGGCGCGATCCGGGTCGGCTGGCTGATCAAGCCGGGCCTGGTCACGCGCATGTTCACCTGGTACCTGAAGTCGGAGGGCGCGCAGATCGACGGCATGCCCAACTATCTGTCGGCCAAGATCTGGTTCGACGGCACCGATTACTCGCTGATCCGGCTCGGCGAGGGCTGCACCATCTCCAGCAACGTGCGCATCCTGACCCACGACGCGGCGATCAACACCGCGGCCAAGGAGCTCGGGCTGCGCTTCGAACGCCCCGAGATCCGGGTCAAGCCGGTCTCGATCGGCCGCTACAGCTTCGTCGGCACCGGTTCGATCATCATGCCCGGCGCCGACATCGGCCCGGGCTGCATCATCGGTGCCGGCAGCGTGGTGCGCGGCAAGATCCCGCCGCTGAGCATCGTGGTCGGCAGCCCCGGCCAGATCGTCGGCTCGGTGACCGAGTACGTGGCCAAGCTCTACCCCGACCAGGTCCGGGCCGGCTGA
- a CDS encoding acyltransferase, with translation MSSLSKTAYVIARTLSAFGLPGLRGLRTRIYAWHFRATGMSVSDRVMVVAAHRSDSASIAFGHGVELGADSYIDYSGGVRLGDHVAVSEGAKVFTHNHVVRRGHANWHRNPIEFSSLQIEDYAWIGAGATVLPRVRRIGRGAIVGAGAVLAEDVPDFAVYAGNPAREIFRRDITEQD, from the coding sequence ATGTCGTCCCTGTCCAAGACCGCCTACGTGATCGCCCGCACCCTGTCGGCCTTCGGCCTGCCGGGGCTGCGCGGACTGCGCACGCGCATCTACGCCTGGCATTTCCGCGCCACCGGGATGAGCGTGTCCGACCGGGTGATGGTGGTCGCCGCGCACCGCAGCGACAGCGCCTCGATCGCCTTCGGCCACGGCGTCGAGCTCGGCGCCGACAGCTACATCGACTACTCCGGCGGAGTGCGCCTCGGCGACCACGTCGCGGTGTCGGAGGGCGCCAAGGTCTTCACCCACAACCACGTGGTGCGGCGCGGCCACGCCAACTGGCACCGCAACCCGATCGAATTCTCGTCGCTGCAGATCGAGGATTACGCCTGGATCGGCGCCGGCGCGACCGTGCTGCCGCGGGTGCGCCGGATCGGCCGCGGCGCGATCGTCGGCGCCGGCGCGGTGCTGGCCGAGGACGTGCCGGATTTCGCCGTCTACGCCGGCAACCCCGCGCGCGAGATCTTCCGCCGCGACATCACCGAGCAGGACTGA
- a CDS encoding oligosaccharide repeat unit polymerase, giving the protein MATLYVIFFMSLGLLAFARIGSRFDRLFVNPILAFVLTVAFIYGFIPWLKDLQQVQTYPFYYSFDAKLFALLFSLVFCLSGIGGYLLAGGGARPALPQVRALTKRERRRVLVLVGIPAMCAVLYLARTVSAYDLADYMKDRIMIRRGMGPAVVLAFAAICYAAILVTDYFASRRTSSRPMSRWRLLPIGGVVLLVAVAFVAMGNRNFVFILIAIVLFASLSIFKGRISRALMLLPVMLAIALGLSAWAKIRTTLDSADASSVTSEGPVQLLVYGLNGAFGNAENLIWLAQHERDWDPVYGATVVAAALNPIPRAFWPDKPFGGGPALRNMIYPGSYTLDGEKLTSYTTGLPTEGYMNFGLLGLVLFGLVNGACLAAIRNLYARRREVTPVGVVVYSFSIFMFSSGFLYMELLGGWSRYFITVLLLFAVTWLGNRPIRMRGVPA; this is encoded by the coding sequence TTGGCGACGCTCTACGTCATCTTCTTCATGAGCCTGGGACTGCTGGCGTTCGCGCGCATCGGCAGCCGGTTCGATCGCCTGTTCGTCAACCCGATCCTGGCCTTCGTCCTCACCGTGGCCTTCATCTACGGCTTCATCCCGTGGCTGAAGGACCTGCAGCAGGTGCAGACCTACCCGTTCTACTACTCCTTCGACGCCAAACTGTTCGCCCTGCTGTTCTCGCTGGTGTTCTGCCTGTCCGGGATCGGCGGCTACCTGCTCGCCGGCGGCGGCGCGCGGCCGGCGCTGCCGCAGGTGCGCGCGCTGACCAAGCGCGAGCGGCGCCGGGTGCTGGTGCTGGTCGGCATTCCGGCGATGTGCGCGGTGCTGTATCTGGCACGCACGGTCTCGGCCTACGACCTGGCCGACTACATGAAGGACCGGATCATGATCCGCCGCGGCATGGGCCCGGCGGTGGTGCTGGCGTTCGCGGCGATCTGCTACGCCGCGATCCTGGTCACCGACTACTTCGCTTCGCGGCGCACCTCGAGCCGGCCGATGTCGCGCTGGCGGCTGCTGCCGATCGGCGGCGTGGTGCTCCTGGTCGCGGTGGCCTTCGTCGCCATGGGCAACCGCAACTTCGTCTTCATCTTGATCGCGATCGTTCTGTTCGCCTCGTTGTCGATCTTCAAGGGCCGGATCAGCCGCGCGCTGATGCTGCTGCCGGTGATGCTGGCGATCGCCCTGGGCCTGTCGGCCTGGGCCAAGATCCGCACCACCCTGGACAGCGCCGACGCCTCCAGCGTGACCAGCGAGGGCCCGGTGCAGTTGCTGGTGTACGGCCTCAACGGCGCCTTCGGCAACGCCGAGAACCTGATCTGGCTGGCCCAGCACGAACGCGACTGGGACCCGGTCTACGGCGCCACCGTGGTCGCCGCCGCGCTCAATCCGATCCCGCGCGCGTTCTGGCCGGACAAGCCGTTCGGCGGCGGCCCGGCGCTGCGCAACATGATCTACCCCGGCAGCTACACCCTCGACGGCGAAAAGCTGACCTCCTACACCACCGGCCTGCCGACCGAGGGCTATATGAACTTCGGCCTGCTCGGCCTGGTGCTGTTCGGCCTGGTCAACGGCGCCTGCCTGGCGGCGATCCGCAATCTCTACGCGCGGCGGCGCGAGGTCACGCCGGTCGGCGTGGTCGTCTACAGCTTCTCGATCTTCATGTTCTCTTCCGGATTTCTGTATATGGAACTGCTCGGCGGCTGGAGCCGTTACTTCATCACCGTGCTGCTGTTGTTCGCGGTCACCTGGCTCGGCAACCGGCCGATCCGCATGCGCGGGGTGCCGGCATGA
- a CDS encoding bi-domain-containing oxidoreductase gives MQQVLQNLRDGSTEVVDVPVPALKPGHLLIRTGTTLVSAGTERMLVEFGKANMLQKARQQPDKVRMVLEKVRTDGLATTIDAVRSKLDQPLPLGYCNVGTVIGIGAGVNGFEVGDRVASNGKHAEVVAVPANLCARIPDGVDDEAASFTVLGAIALQGIRLVQPTLGEAVVVTGLGLIGLITVQLLRAHGCRVLGIDFDPAKLALARSYGADTVDLSKGEDPVSAAQTFSRGRGVDAVLITASTKSNEPVSQAAHMCRKRGRIVLVGVTGLELSRADFYEKELSFQVSCSYGPGRYDPSYEERGNDYPVAFVRWTEQRNFEAMLDMMAAGSIQTQPLVSHRYTIAEAEQAYAVLGGAEPSLGILLDYGRPDDVLATPLRRTVPLPTAVQAPAAPTTVGNGSVAFIGAGNYAGRVLIPAFAKAGASLHTVVSSGGVSSVHFGRKFGFRNASTDTDATLRDSGNDSVVIATQHGSHAALTTKALRQGKHVFVEKPLCLTLDELAEIEKAYADCAVYGRPPVLMVGFNRRFAPQVRKMHALLAGVQEPKSFIMTVNAGAIPADHWTQDPKAGGGRLIGEACHFVDLLRYLAGAPIVGHQLTAVGNVPGVGIRSDRVSFSLSFADGSFGTVHYLANGDKSFPKERLEVFAAGRVLQLDNFRRLKGYGWPGFKSMNLWRQDKGQNDCAQAFMAAVKGRAESPIPAEQLFEVARATIELDAAVRA, from the coding sequence ATGCAACAGGTCCTGCAAAATCTGCGCGACGGCAGCACCGAAGTCGTCGACGTCCCGGTCCCGGCGCTCAAGCCCGGCCATCTGCTGATCCGCACCGGCACCACCCTGGTCTCGGCCGGCACCGAACGCATGCTGGTCGAGTTCGGCAAGGCCAACATGCTGCAGAAGGCCCGCCAGCAGCCGGACAAGGTGCGCATGGTGCTGGAAAAGGTCCGCACCGACGGCCTGGCCACCACCATCGACGCGGTCCGCAGCAAGCTCGACCAGCCGCTGCCGCTGGGCTACTGCAACGTCGGCACGGTGATCGGCATCGGCGCCGGGGTCAACGGCTTCGAGGTCGGCGACCGGGTCGCTTCCAACGGCAAGCACGCCGAAGTGGTCGCGGTGCCGGCCAATCTGTGCGCGCGCATTCCCGACGGCGTCGACGACGAGGCCGCCTCGTTCACCGTGCTCGGCGCGATCGCCCTGCAGGGCATCCGCCTGGTCCAGCCGACCCTCGGCGAGGCGGTGGTGGTGACCGGCCTGGGCCTGATCGGCCTGATCACCGTGCAGCTGCTGCGCGCGCACGGCTGCCGCGTGCTCGGCATCGATTTCGACCCGGCCAAGCTGGCCCTGGCGCGCAGCTACGGCGCCGACACCGTCGACCTGTCCAAGGGCGAAGATCCGGTCTCGGCCGCGCAGACCTTCTCGCGCGGCCGCGGCGTCGACGCGGTGCTGATCACCGCCTCGACCAAGAGCAACGAGCCGGTCTCGCAGGCCGCGCACATGTGCCGCAAGCGCGGCCGCATCGTCCTGGTCGGGGTCACCGGCCTGGAGCTGTCGCGCGCCGACTTCTACGAGAAGGAGCTGAGCTTCCAGGTCTCCTGCTCCTACGGCCCGGGCCGCTACGATCCATCCTACGAAGAACGCGGCAACGACTATCCGGTCGCGTTCGTGCGCTGGACCGAACAGCGCAACTTCGAGGCCATGCTCGACATGATGGCGGCCGGTTCGATCCAGACCCAGCCGCTGGTCAGCCATCGCTACACCATCGCCGAAGCCGAACAGGCCTATGCGGTGCTCGGCGGCGCCGAGCCCTCGCTCGGCATCCTGCTCGACTACGGCCGCCCCGACGACGTGCTGGCCACGCCGCTGCGCCGCACCGTGCCGCTGCCGACCGCGGTGCAGGCGCCGGCGGCGCCGACCACCGTCGGCAACGGTTCGGTCGCCTTCATCGGCGCCGGCAACTACGCCGGCCGGGTGCTGATCCCGGCCTTCGCCAAGGCCGGCGCGTCGCTGCACACGGTGGTCTCCAGCGGCGGCGTCAGCAGCGTGCACTTCGGCCGCAAGTTCGGCTTCCGCAACGCCAGCACCGACACCGACGCGACCCTGCGCGACAGCGGCAACGATTCGGTGGTGATCGCCACCCAGCACGGCAGCCATGCCGCGCTGACCACCAAGGCGCTGCGCCAGGGCAAGCACGTCTTCGTCGAAAAACCGCTGTGCCTGACCCTGGACGAGTTGGCCGAGATCGAGAAGGCCTATGCCGATTGCGCGGTCTACGGCCGTCCGCCGGTGCTGATGGTCGGCTTCAACCGCCGCTTCGCCCCGCAGGTGCGCAAGATGCACGCGCTGCTGGCCGGCGTGCAGGAACCCAAGAGCTTCATCATGACGGTCAACGCCGGCGCGATTCCGGCCGACCACTGGACCCAGGATCCGAAGGCCGGCGGCGGCCGCCTGATCGGCGAGGCCTGCCACTTCGTCGACCTGTTGCGCTACCTCGCCGGCGCGCCGATCGTCGGCCACCAGCTGACCGCGGTCGGCAACGTGCCCGGCGTCGGCATCCGCAGCGACCGGGTCAGCTTCAGCCTCAGCTTCGCCGACGGCTCCTTCGGCACCGTGCATTACCTGGCCAACGGCGACAAGAGCTTCCCCAAGGAACGCCTGGAAGTGTTCGCCGCCGGACGCGTGCTGCAGTTGGACAACTTCCGCCGCCTCAAGGGCTACGGCTGGCCGGGCTTCAAGTCGATGAACCTGTGGCGCCAGGACAAGGGCCAGAACGACTGCGCCCAGGCCTTCATGGCCGCGGTCAAGGGGCGCGCCGAATCGCCGATCCCGGCCGAGCAGTTGTTCGAGGTCGCCCGCGCGACCATCGAACTGGACGCTGCGGTTCGCGCATGA
- a CDS encoding heparinase II/III family protein — protein MNASARALRLWHTVRHLRPVQIYGRAWHRLHRPRIDLSPAPPPMPARGQWQGCARAASMLGPNRFRFLNAEHGLRNGDWNDRALPKLWLYNLHYFDDLVADGAPLRAGWHLELVRSWIAANPPGAGNGWEPYCLSLRIVNWIKWLLSGHAAGDEAARRELLDSLAAQTRYLAGRLERHLLGNHLWANYKALLFAGLFFDGEEGARWLDIGLRGMRREIGEQILADGGHFERSPMYHATLLEDLLDLIQLGERYAPAVSREDLELWRSRATAMLGWLAVMTHPDGGIAFFNDAAHGIAPELAPLQDYARTLGLDPPERSGESLQLLPESGYARLEYGEAVLIADIGEVGPNYLPGHAHADTLSFELSLRGRRVLVNAGTSRYDTGAERLWQRGTAAHNTVQVDDQDSSEVWSSFRVARRAMPLAISHGQDSGGVWLEAAHDGYKRLPGRAVHYRRWRLQEDQLRVEDRIEGGFSRAIARYRTPPGLRIGAARIAGEGIEALRWRSDPEGLTANVAASTYHAGFGRSEACDVLELALPRDPGSAAIVFTWTS, from the coding sequence ATGAACGCCTCGGCGCGCGCTCTGCGGCTGTGGCACACCGTGCGCCATCTGCGCCCGGTGCAGATCTACGGCCGCGCCTGGCACCGGCTGCACCGGCCGCGCATCGACCTGTCGCCGGCGCCGCCGCCGATGCCGGCGCGGGGCCAGTGGCAGGGCTGCGCGCGCGCGGCTTCGATGCTGGGCCCGAACCGGTTCCGCTTCCTCAACGCCGAACACGGCCTGCGCAACGGCGACTGGAACGACCGCGCCCTGCCCAAGCTGTGGCTGTACAACCTGCACTACTTCGACGACCTGGTCGCCGACGGCGCGCCCCTGCGCGCCGGCTGGCACCTGGAACTGGTGCGCAGTTGGATCGCCGCCAATCCGCCCGGCGCCGGCAACGGCTGGGAGCCGTATTGCCTGTCGCTGCGCATCGTCAACTGGATCAAGTGGCTGCTGTCCGGCCACGCGGCCGGCGACGAAGCCGCGCGGCGCGAGCTGCTCGACAGCCTGGCGGCGCAGACCCGCTACCTGGCCGGCCGCCTGGAACGGCACCTGCTCGGCAATCACCTGTGGGCCAACTACAAGGCGCTGCTGTTCGCCGGGCTGTTCTTCGACGGCGAGGAAGGCGCGCGTTGGCTCGACATCGGCCTGCGCGGCATGCGCCGCGAGATCGGCGAGCAGATCCTCGCCGACGGCGGCCATTTCGAACGCAGCCCGATGTACCACGCCACCCTGCTGGAGGACCTGCTCGACCTGATCCAGCTCGGCGAGCGTTACGCCCCGGCGGTGTCGCGCGAGGACCTGGAGCTGTGGCGCTCGCGCGCCACCGCGATGCTCGGCTGGCTCGCGGTGATGACCCACCCCGACGGCGGCATCGCCTTCTTCAACGATGCCGCCCACGGCATCGCCCCGGAGCTGGCGCCGCTGCAGGATTACGCGCGCACGCTGGGCCTGGATCCGCCCGAACGCTCCGGCGAATCCCTGCAGTTGCTGCCCGAGTCCGGCTACGCGCGCCTGGAGTACGGCGAAGCGGTGCTAATCGCCGATATCGGCGAGGTCGGCCCGAACTACCTGCCCGGCCACGCCCACGCCGACACCCTGAGCTTCGAACTGTCGCTGCGCGGACGCCGGGTGCTGGTCAACGCCGGCACCTCGCGCTACGACACCGGCGCCGAGCGCCTGTGGCAGCGCGGCACCGCCGCGCACAACACGGTGCAGGTCGACGACCAGGATTCCTCCGAAGTCTGGAGCAGCTTCCGCGTCGCCCGCCGGGCGATGCCGCTGGCGATCAGCCATGGCCAGGACAGCGGCGGCGTCTGGCTGGAAGCCGCCCACGACGGCTACAAGCGCCTGCCCGGCCGCGCCGTGCATTACCGCCGCTGGCGCCTGCAGGAGGACCAACTGCGGGTGGAAGACCGGATCGAAGGCGGCTTCTCCCGCGCGATCGCCCGCTACCGCACCCCGCCGGGGCTGCGCATCGGCGCGGCGCGCATCGCCGGCGAAGGGATCGAGGCGCTGCGCTGGCGCAGCGATCCCGAGGGCCTGACCGCGAACGTCGCCGCCAGCACCTACCACGCCGGCTTCGGCCGCAGCGAGGCCTGCGACGTGCTCGAACTGGCCCTGCCGCGCGACCCCGGCAGCGCCGCCATCGTGTTCACCTGGACCAGTTGA
- a CDS encoding glycosyltransferase family 4 protein: protein MRILFLTDNFPPEGNAPATRTYEHAVRWVRAGHEVTVITCAPNFPEGKLFPGYRNAWRSVETVDGIRVVRVKTYITANEGFAKRTLDYLSFMAASVGFGLFERRHDVVVATSPQFFCALGGWALARLRRRPFVFELRDLWPASITAVGAMQRSPAIRVLEKLEMFLYRSADAIVPVTQSFRDELIQRGVDAGKIHVVLNGVDLQRYRPSPRDAELARQYDLDGRFVVGYLGTHGMAHGLEKVLDAVERLRDEPRIAFFFAGSGAERARVEQLVAERGLDNVRMIPRQPKEMMPRLWSLCDLSLIPLRDTPVFSSVIPSKLFEGMGMGIPALMSLPRGEATRIVESTGCGVCVAPEDGAAMAEAIRELAADPERMRRLREASLAAAPAYSRDRQATLMTDALSRLLDDDTGGLLRASK, encoded by the coding sequence ATGCGCATCCTGTTTCTCACGGACAATTTCCCGCCGGAAGGCAACGCGCCGGCCACCCGCACCTACGAGCACGCGGTGCGCTGGGTGCGCGCCGGGCACGAGGTGACCGTGATCACCTGCGCGCCGAACTTCCCCGAAGGCAAGCTGTTCCCGGGCTACCGAAACGCCTGGCGCAGCGTGGAAACCGTCGACGGCATCCGCGTGGTCCGGGTCAAGACCTACATCACCGCCAACGAAGGCTTCGCCAAGCGCACCCTGGACTACCTCAGCTTCATGGCCGCCTCGGTCGGCTTCGGCCTGTTCGAACGCCGCCACGACGTGGTGGTGGCGACGTCGCCGCAGTTCTTCTGCGCGCTCGGCGGCTGGGCCCTGGCGCGGCTGCGCCGGCGCCCGTTCGTGTTCGAACTGCGCGACCTGTGGCCGGCTTCGATCACCGCGGTCGGCGCGATGCAGCGCAGCCCGGCGATCCGGGTGCTGGAAAAGCTGGAGATGTTCCTCTACCGCAGCGCCGACGCGATCGTGCCGGTGACCCAGAGCTTCCGCGACGAGCTGATCCAGCGCGGCGTCGACGCCGGCAAGATCCATGTCGTGCTCAACGGCGTCGACCTGCAGCGCTACCGGCCGAGCCCGCGCGATGCGGAACTGGCGCGCCAGTACGACCTGGACGGGCGCTTCGTGGTCGGCTACCTCGGCACCCACGGCATGGCCCACGGCCTGGAGAAGGTGCTCGACGCGGTCGAACGCCTGCGCGACGAGCCGCGCATCGCCTTCTTCTTCGCCGGCAGCGGCGCAGAACGCGCCCGCGTCGAGCAACTGGTCGCCGAGCGCGGCCTGGACAACGTGCGCATGATTCCGCGCCAGCCCAAGGAAATGATGCCGCGGCTGTGGAGCCTGTGCGACCTGTCGCTGATCCCGCTGCGAGACACGCCGGTGTTCAGCAGCGTGATCCCGTCCAAGCTGTTCGAAGGCATGGGCATGGGCATTCCGGCGCTGATGTCGCTGCCGCGCGGCGAAGCCACCCGGATCGTCGAAAGCACCGGCTGCGGCGTGTGCGTGGCGCCCGAAGACGGCGCGGCGATGGCCGAGGCGATCCGCGAACTGGCCGCCGATCCCGAACGCATGCGCCGCCTGCGCGAAGCCAGCCTGGCCGCGGCCCCGGCCTATTCGCGCGACCGCCAGGCGACGCTGATGACCGACGCGCTGAGCCGTCTGCTCGACGACGACACCGGCGGCCTGCTGCGCGCCTCGAAGTGA
- a CDS encoding YdcF family protein: MSGLGELLRWPAEPLHGSLCLAALALLAAALRWRRSAWALLLIAPLWSLWWSLPAAADGLAALLARGYPSASETLARRADAIVVLGGDIGRADQYAQGDAGASDLAGNRLALGARLWRRGLAPQLLLSGGPTAHTPGGSEAQRMADSIRGFGVPASALVLESHSRNTADNARLSRAIGEGRGWNSIILVTSPEHMPRAALAFERAGWRVQGVATAATPLGDALPPWQPSPRALRRSGRFLKEAAGLCIARLDTLH, from the coding sequence ATGAGCGGGCTGGGCGAGCTGCTGCGCTGGCCGGCCGAGCCCTTGCACGGCTCGCTGTGCCTGGCGGCGCTGGCCCTGCTCGCCGCCGCGCTGCGCTGGCGGCGCAGCGCCTGGGCCTTGCTGCTGATCGCACCGCTGTGGTCGCTGTGGTGGTCGCTGCCGGCGGCCGCCGACGGCCTCGCCGCGCTGCTCGCGCGCGGTTATCCGAGCGCGAGCGAAACCCTGGCGCGGCGCGCCGACGCCATCGTCGTTCTGGGCGGCGACATCGGCCGCGCCGATCAGTACGCACAAGGCGATGCGGGCGCTTCGGACCTCGCCGGCAACCGTCTCGCGCTCGGCGCGCGGCTGTGGCGGCGCGGCCTGGCGCCGCAGTTGCTGCTCAGCGGCGGTCCGACCGCGCACACTCCCGGCGGCAGCGAGGCGCAGCGCATGGCCGACTCGATCCGCGGCTTCGGCGTGCCGGCCTCGGCCCTGGTACTGGAAAGCCACAGCCGCAATACCGCCGACAACGCGCGCCTGAGCCGCGCGATCGGCGAAGGCCGCGGCTGGAACTCGATCATCCTGGTGACCTCGCCCGAGCACATGCCGCGCGCAGCGCTGGCATTCGAACGCGCCGGCTGGCGCGTGCAAGGCGTCGCCACCGCAGCGACGCCGCTCGGCGATGCGCTGCCGCCGTGGCAGCCTTCGCCGCGCGCCCTGCGCCGCAGCGGCCGCTTTCTCAAGGAGGCCGCCGGACTGTGCATCGCCAGACTGGACACGCTGCATTAG